One genomic segment of Mesoterricola silvestris includes these proteins:
- a CDS encoding TetR/AcrR family transcriptional regulator, which produces MDAILKATVQVLVKVGKEKLTTTRVAVRAGVSVGTLYQYFPNKRALLRAALKLHLDEILAEVDRVCVVQRGQPVERMAEALAVAFLAVKMRDPRKGRALFAVSSDVEGGKIAADAEARAREALVGLLQSAPERLKTDPTLMATMLQSIIGGVKRRLLEADMMEEQSKAIQSELVLVVRTYARACVGR; this is translated from the coding sequence GTGGACGCGATCCTGAAGGCGACTGTTCAGGTTTTGGTCAAGGTTGGAAAGGAGAAGCTGACGACAACGCGGGTGGCGGTGCGGGCCGGAGTGTCCGTGGGAACCCTGTACCAGTACTTCCCGAACAAGAGAGCCTTGCTGCGGGCTGCCCTGAAACTCCATCTGGACGAGATCCTCGCGGAGGTGGACAGGGTCTGCGTCGTGCAGCGTGGCCAGCCGGTGGAAAGGATGGCAGAGGCGCTGGCGGTGGCATTCCTGGCGGTGAAGATGCGTGACCCCAGGAAGGGGCGCGCGCTGTTTGCGGTGAGTTCCGATGTGGAGGGTGGGAAGATCGCGGCCGATGCGGAGGCGCGAGCCAGAGAGGCGCTTGTTGGCCTGCTGCAGAGCGCGCCGGAGAGGTTGAAGACAGACCCGACCTTGATGGCCACGATGCTGCAGAGCATCATTGGCGGCGTGAAGCGGCGGCTGCTGGAGGCGGACATGATGGAAGAGCAATCCAAGGCGATCCAAAGCGAGCTGGTGTTGGTGGTGCGAACCTATGCCCGAGCCTGCGTGGGGCGCTAG
- a CDS encoding PIG-L deacetylase family protein, with protein MRPVTKLVLAPHADDEVLGLGGSIARWAREGHPVHVVVATRGYPPVWSPDEEAACRAEALEAHARLGVASARFLDLPAAELDTLMHRELNRHLLDAVRRLAPEELYLPFLGDLHRDHQLVAQSALVAARPSHSGYPRRLYAYETLSETNWNAPSLTPGFIPNHFVDISGTLEEKLGAFAAFRSQVKAPPHERSLEALRALAVLRGATVGLAAAEAFVTIRTVA; from the coding sequence ATGAGGCCGGTCACGAAGCTGGTGCTGGCCCCCCACGCCGACGACGAGGTGCTGGGGCTGGGGGGATCCATCGCCCGGTGGGCCCGGGAGGGCCACCCGGTCCACGTGGTGGTGGCCACCCGGGGCTACCCGCCGGTGTGGTCCCCGGACGAGGAGGCCGCCTGCCGCGCCGAGGCCCTGGAGGCCCACGCCCGCCTGGGGGTGGCCTCGGCCCGGTTCCTGGACCTGCCCGCGGCGGAGCTGGACACCCTCATGCACCGGGAGCTGAACCGCCACCTCCTGGACGCGGTGCGGCGCCTGGCCCCGGAGGAACTGTACCTCCCCTTCCTGGGCGACCTTCACCGGGACCACCAGCTGGTGGCCCAGTCGGCCCTGGTGGCCGCGCGCCCCAGCCACTCCGGCTATCCGCGCCGGCTCTACGCGTACGAGACGCTGTCCGAGACCAACTGGAACGCGCCCTCCCTCACCCCGGGGTTCATCCCCAACCACTTCGTGGACATCAGCGGCACCCTGGAGGAGAAGCTGGGCGCCTTCGCCGCCTTCCGGTCCCAGGTGAAGGCCCCGCCCCACGAGCGCTCCCTGGAAGCCCTGCGCGCCCTGGCCGTCCTGAGGGGCGCCACCGTGGGCCTGGCCGCGGCCGAGGCTTTCGTCACCATTCGCACCGTCGCCTGA
- a CDS encoding glycosyltransferase family 4 protein, translating to MNILLVNPYALAPDQPGGTRHFSLARALTAMGHSVVIAAGSFDHLTRTGSVPAGEPARRETREGVAFIRLRTPGYRGNGAGRLWNMLAFARAVGTVLPRYLGSWPDVVVGSSPHPFGARAAMGLARRLGVPFVLEIRDVWPRSLTEVMGVSPLHPIVWVLERIERELYRGADRIVTLLPKVARRVEERGGDPAGITWVPNGIDLAMIPPLDEPRDEGPFTVMYAGAHGVTNALDVLVDAAAILQERARLLPRRPALVLVGTGPEKPRLEAKARRLGLFNLTFRPPVPKREIYGLLARADAFWASAADSDLWEHGISFNKLYDYMAMGRPTVLGVRCSTNPILLSGGGLVVAPGSAQAMAEGVERLLLAGPGGRRAMGAKAREFVEAHFDMRRLAQAFESALLAAMGEGCGGAHAS from the coding sequence ATGAACATCCTCCTCGTCAATCCCTATGCCCTGGCCCCGGACCAGCCCGGGGGCACCCGCCACTTCTCCCTGGCCCGGGCCCTCACGGCCATGGGCCATTCGGTGGTCATCGCAGCGGGCAGTTTCGATCACCTCACCCGCACGGGGTCCGTGCCCGCGGGGGAACCGGCCCGGCGCGAGACCCGCGAGGGCGTGGCCTTCATCCGCCTGCGCACCCCGGGGTACCGGGGCAACGGCGCCGGGCGCCTGTGGAACATGCTGGCCTTCGCCCGGGCCGTGGGCACGGTGCTGCCCCGGTACCTGGGGTCCTGGCCGGACGTGGTGGTGGGCAGCAGCCCCCATCCCTTCGGGGCCCGGGCCGCCATGGGCCTGGCCCGGCGGCTGGGAGTGCCCTTCGTGCTGGAGATCCGGGACGTGTGGCCCCGGTCCCTCACGGAGGTGATGGGGGTCTCCCCCCTGCACCCCATCGTCTGGGTCCTGGAGCGCATCGAGCGCGAGCTCTACCGCGGGGCGGACCGCATCGTCACGCTCCTGCCCAAGGTGGCCCGCAGGGTGGAGGAGCGCGGGGGGGATCCCGCGGGCATCACCTGGGTGCCCAACGGCATCGACCTGGCCATGATCCCGCCCCTGGACGAGCCCCGGGACGAGGGCCCCTTCACGGTGATGTACGCGGGGGCCCACGGGGTCACCAACGCCCTGGACGTGCTGGTGGACGCCGCGGCCATCCTCCAGGAGCGGGCCCGGCTCCTGCCCCGGCGTCCGGCCCTGGTGCTGGTTGGCACCGGCCCCGAGAAGCCCCGCCTGGAGGCCAAGGCCCGGCGCCTGGGGCTCTTCAACCTGACCTTCCGGCCCCCGGTGCCCAAGCGGGAGATCTACGGCCTGCTGGCCCGGGCCGACGCGTTCTGGGCCAGCGCGGCGGATTCCGATCTCTGGGAGCACGGCATCAGCTTCAACAAGCTCTACGACTACATGGCCATGGGCCGGCCCACCGTCCTGGGGGTGCGCTGCTCCACCAACCCGATCCTGCTGTCCGGGGGCGGGCTGGTGGTGGCGCCCGGCAGCGCCCAGGCCATGGCGGAGGGGGTGGAGCGGCTCCTCCTGGCCGGCCCCGGGGGCCGCAGGGCCATGGGCGCCAAGGCCCGGGAATTCGTGGAGGCCCACTTCGACATGCGCAGGCTGGCCCAGGCCTTCGAATCCGCGCTGCTGGCCGCGATGGGCGAAGGTTGCGGAGGCGCCCATGCGTCCTGA
- a CDS encoding GNAT family N-acetyltransferase produces the protein MRPEFLRPGDPAWAAFLEGAPHDFYHLPAYVELCARMDGGEAAAFLATDGGRAMLMPLVLRPVPGGPWRDACAPYGYPCPLFRGEPSPEGVGAFLEAFAAAGAAAGLVSAFFRFHPLLPVPEGPFERFGTVVDHGQTVFLDLDLPPEELERQTRVNHRADARKLLAGGFRVEVDGWDRLGEFAGIYAETMAYRGSGAAYRFGAAYFRDLRACLGERLHLCMVVGPGGEAAAGGLFTNMDGLMQFHLAGTAAAFRRAGPAKLMLLAMRDQARAWGARRLHLGGGVGCAEDSLAFFKQGFSRLRSRFATYRMVLLPRVYRDLAGDRTGDFFPAYRHS, from the coding sequence ATGCGTCCTGAGTTCCTGCGCCCCGGGGACCCCGCCTGGGCGGCCTTCCTGGAAGGCGCCCCCCACGACTTCTACCATCTCCCGGCCTACGTGGAGCTCTGCGCCCGCATGGACGGGGGCGAAGCCGCGGCCTTCCTGGCCACGGACGGCGGCCGCGCCATGCTCATGCCGCTGGTGCTGCGCCCGGTGCCCGGCGGGCCCTGGCGGGACGCGTGCGCGCCCTACGGGTATCCCTGTCCCCTCTTCCGCGGGGAGCCCTCCCCGGAGGGCGTCGGAGCCTTCCTGGAGGCCTTCGCCGCGGCCGGGGCCGCCGCGGGCCTGGTGAGCGCCTTCTTCCGGTTCCATCCGCTGCTGCCGGTGCCGGAGGGGCCCTTCGAACGGTTCGGAACCGTCGTTGACCACGGCCAGACCGTTTTCCTGGACCTGGACCTGCCCCCGGAGGAACTGGAGCGCCAGACCCGCGTGAACCACCGCGCCGACGCCCGCAAGCTCCTGGCCGGGGGCTTCCGGGTGGAGGTGGACGGGTGGGACCGCCTGGGGGAATTCGCCGGCATCTACGCCGAGACCATGGCCTACCGGGGCTCGGGCGCCGCCTACCGCTTCGGCGCCGCCTACTTCCGGGACCTGCGCGCGTGCCTGGGGGAACGGCTCCACCTGTGCATGGTGGTGGGTCCCGGGGGGGAGGCCGCGGCCGGGGGCCTCTTCACCAACATGGACGGCCTGATGCAGTTCCATCTGGCGGGCACCGCCGCCGCCTTCCGGAGGGCCGGGCCGGCCAAGCTCATGCTCCTGGCCATGCGGGACCAGGCCCGGGCCTGGGGTGCGCGCCGCCTCCACCTGGGCGGAGGCGTGGGCTGCGCCGAGGATTCCCTGGCCTTCTTCAAGCAGGGCTTCTCCCGGCTCCGGAGCCGCTTCGCCACCTACCGCATGGTGCTCCTGCCCCGGGTCTACCGGGACCTCGCGGGGGACCGCACCGGCGATTTCTTCCCCGCCTACCGCCATTCCTGA
- a CDS encoding DegT/DnrJ/EryC1/StrS family aminotransferase, with translation MLQTSAITMSSADLDESDIRSVVEVLRGGRLALGPAAGAFEEAVAAYAGVEHAVAVSSGTAALHLIIKALGLGPGDEVLVPSFTFAASVNAILYEGATPVFVEAEPATFNLDVEDLERRVTPRTRAILAVDVFGHPADWDGLERVARRHGLLLVDDCCEALGAEYRGRRLGSFGAAGAFAFYPNKQITTGEGGMVVTSDARLASLCRSLANQGREEGSSWLHHGLLGHNYRMDEMSASLGLSQMARLEGILARRERVAAMYGERLPRVAGVRPPRVLPHVRVSRFVYVVTLDEGLDRDRTLEAMEAEGVPARGYFAPIHTQPYIRERLGDLAGTLPVTEGLARRTLALPFHNRLGEADVEHVLAVLGRSLRAGS, from the coding sequence ATGCTCCAGACATCCGCCATCACCATGTCCAGCGCCGACCTGGACGAGAGCGACATCCGCTCCGTCGTGGAGGTGCTCCGGGGCGGCCGCCTCGCCCTGGGGCCCGCGGCCGGCGCCTTCGAGGAGGCCGTGGCCGCCTACGCGGGCGTCGAGCACGCCGTGGCGGTGAGCTCGGGCACCGCCGCCCTGCACCTTATCATCAAGGCCCTGGGGCTGGGTCCCGGGGACGAGGTGCTGGTGCCCAGCTTCACCTTCGCGGCCTCCGTCAACGCCATCCTCTACGAGGGCGCCACCCCCGTGTTCGTGGAGGCCGAGCCCGCCACCTTCAACCTGGACGTGGAGGACCTGGAGCGGCGCGTCACGCCCCGCACCCGGGCCATCCTGGCCGTGGACGTCTTCGGCCACCCCGCGGACTGGGACGGCCTGGAGCGGGTGGCGCGCAGGCACGGCCTCCTCCTGGTGGACGACTGCTGCGAGGCCCTGGGCGCCGAGTACCGGGGCCGCAGACTGGGCTCCTTCGGCGCCGCCGGCGCCTTCGCGTTCTACCCCAACAAGCAGATCACCACCGGGGAGGGGGGCATGGTGGTCACCTCCGACGCGCGCCTGGCCTCGCTGTGCCGGAGCCTGGCCAACCAGGGCCGGGAGGAGGGCTCCAGCTGGCTCCACCACGGCCTCCTGGGCCACAACTACCGCATGGACGAGATGAGCGCCAGCCTCGGGCTGAGCCAGATGGCGCGCCTGGAAGGAATCCTGGCGCGCAGGGAGCGGGTGGCCGCGATGTACGGCGAGCGCCTGCCGAGGGTGGCCGGGGTCCGTCCGCCCCGGGTCCTGCCCCACGTGCGGGTGAGCCGGTTCGTGTACGTGGTGACCCTGGACGAGGGCCTCGACCGGGACCGGACCCTGGAGGCCATGGAGGCCGAGGGCGTCCCCGCCCGCGGCTACTTCGCCCCCATCCACACCCAGCCCTACATCCGGGAGCGCCTGGGCGATCTGGCGGGCACGCTCCCGGTCACCGAGGGCCTGGCGCGGCGGACCTTGGCCCTCCCCTTCCACAACCGCCTGGGCGAAGCGGACGTGGAACACGTGCTGGCGGTGCTGGGGAGGAGCCTGAGGGCGGGGAGCTGA
- a CDS encoding sugar transferase produces the protein MNRLKRAFDLAGSLALLVALAPVLAAAALAVALDGPGPVLFRQRRLGLGGRFFEILKFRTMMPGDPEAATFRGDPRITRVGAKLRAWRIDELPQLVNVLRGDMSLVGPRPLLPRFLPYYTARDRRRLEATPGMTGWQQVNGASRHTWRERVELDVWYVDHQGFWLDLRILLRTVGVVLRADTAYAPDGSQRSGIPDGAPGPRP, from the coding sequence GTGAACCGCCTCAAACGCGCCTTCGATCTCGCGGGAAGCCTGGCCCTGCTCGTCGCCCTCGCGCCGGTCCTGGCCGCCGCCGCCCTGGCGGTGGCCCTGGACGGACCGGGGCCCGTCCTCTTCCGCCAGCGGCGCCTGGGCCTGGGGGGGCGCTTCTTCGAGATCCTGAAATTCCGCACCATGATGCCCGGCGACCCGGAGGCGGCGACCTTCCGGGGGGATCCGCGCATCACCCGGGTGGGGGCGAAGCTGCGCGCCTGGCGCATCGACGAGCTGCCCCAGCTGGTCAACGTGCTGCGCGGCGACATGAGCCTCGTGGGCCCGCGGCCCCTCCTGCCGCGCTTCCTGCCCTACTACACCGCCCGGGACCGGCGGCGCCTGGAGGCGACCCCGGGCATGACCGGGTGGCAGCAGGTCAACGGCGCCTCCCGCCACACCTGGCGGGAGCGGGTGGAGCTGGACGTGTGGTACGTGGATCACCAGGGCTTCTGGCTCGATCTGCGCATCCTCCTGCGCACCGTGGGGGTTGTCCTGCGGGCCGACACGGCGTACGCGCCGGACGGCTCCCAGCGCAGCGGCATCCCCGACGGCGCGCCGGGGCCGCGCCCATGA
- a CDS encoding two-component system sensor histidine kinase NtrB — MKAGNGRTLLLAATVAAVGLTAVAALENARLRAGRRDLGALRELFRESPVPVCILDRQGRVQGTWNPAAENRFGRTAAGAQGRPLPVFLPGGPEEAETLLGRAFRGEALTGIQAQGRPKVGPPFPLTLHLTPLRGREGRVEAMLVFLLDASEFRELREQLLHSQKLETAGALLSAVTHDVNNILVAILGCNELLLQDPLLTPGQKRRLETIHRGANRGHALAGRLLRYVRKAPQERCPTDLNELVQEVMALMGESAGPGLSVRAHLDPELPAPLVEPSEIHQVIMNLGANARDAMPGGGDLTFRTRLAEPGEAPGLPHPAVLLEVQDTGVGIPLEVRKRMFDPFFTTKPEGQGTGLGLAVVDRIVKSHGGHVRCTSRVGEGALFQVFLPVG, encoded by the coding sequence ATGAAGGCGGGAAACGGGCGCACCCTGCTCCTGGCGGCCACCGTGGCGGCGGTGGGCCTTACGGCCGTGGCGGCCCTGGAAAATGCCAGGCTTCGCGCGGGCCGGCGGGACCTCGGGGCCCTGCGGGAGCTTTTCCGGGAATCGCCCGTGCCCGTATGTATCCTGGACCGCCAGGGACGGGTCCAGGGCACCTGGAACCCCGCCGCCGAGAACCGCTTCGGGCGCACGGCCGCCGGGGCGCAGGGACGGCCCTTGCCCGTGTTTCTGCCGGGCGGCCCGGAGGAGGCGGAAACCCTCCTTGGACGCGCCTTCCGGGGGGAGGCCCTCACGGGTATCCAGGCCCAGGGGCGACCCAAGGTCGGGCCCCCCTTCCCCCTGACCCTCCACCTGACGCCCCTCCGGGGGCGGGAGGGCCGGGTGGAGGCCATGCTCGTTTTCCTGCTCGATGCCAGCGAGTTCCGGGAACTCAGGGAACAACTCCTGCACAGCCAAAAACTGGAAACCGCCGGAGCCCTCCTCAGCGCCGTCACCCACGATGTGAACAACATCCTGGTGGCCATCCTGGGCTGCAACGAACTCCTGCTCCAGGACCCCCTCCTCACCCCGGGCCAGAAGCGGAGGCTGGAAACCATCCACCGGGGCGCCAACCGGGGCCACGCCCTGGCCGGCAGGCTCCTGCGCTATGTGCGCAAGGCCCCCCAGGAACGGTGCCCCACGGACCTCAATGAACTGGTGCAGGAGGTCATGGCGCTCATGGGGGAATCGGCGGGTCCCGGATTGTCCGTGCGGGCCCACCTGGACCCGGAATTGCCCGCCCCCCTGGTGGAACCCTCCGAGATCCACCAGGTCATCATGAACCTGGGGGCCAACGCCCGGGACGCCATGCCCGGGGGCGGCGACCTCACCTTCCGCACCCGCCTGGCGGAACCGGGAGAGGCCCCCGGCCTTCCCCACCCGGCGGTGCTCCTGGAGGTCCAGGACACCGGCGTGGGGATCCCCCTGGAGGTGCGCAAACGCATGTTCGACCCCTTCTTCACCACCAAGCCCGAAGGCCAGGGCACCGGCCTGGGCCTGGCCGTGGTGGACCGAATCGTCAAATCCCACGGCGGCCACGTGCGCTGCACCAGCCGGGTGGGAGAAGGCGCACTTTTCCAGGTGTTCCTGCCGGTGGGCTAG
- a CDS encoding O-antigen ligase family protein codes for MRGLPVPLPPRFLALGALLFAGALKGGPVLSRLPLDLTLLAGTALGGVLLLAWMRGARAASGWGLGLTGVWYLTFLPGAALAAPTAYAFQKVATLYSFSLLASLAPFVLVRDREDLRGLLNATAIFCMVLTADGLLGLGQGGQRLETAGGGTIALGRAAGFLFLFGALLLARPGPLSLPLLGLTGAAAVTAVFSGSRGPMGGALLALAVALGLGRRGTGAPASRLLLCAGAVALAVGLSLALAPPGSLQRTGSFLRGEFGTSERYRAVAARASWERLGGLPWGAGWGGFAAQVDLDGGTGRQYPHNLLLEVTLESGWACGALTTLVLGAGLGAAWTRSDRPEGRILLAGLVFWIVNALVSGDVNDNRPLFAFLSAALCQGAP; via the coding sequence ATGAGGGGCCTTCCCGTCCCCCTTCCGCCGCGCTTCCTGGCGCTTGGGGCCCTCCTGTTCGCGGGGGCCCTGAAGGGGGGGCCCGTGCTGTCGCGCCTGCCCCTGGACCTGACCCTCCTGGCGGGGACGGCCCTGGGCGGGGTGCTCCTCCTGGCCTGGATGCGGGGGGCCCGGGCCGCTAGCGGATGGGGCCTGGGGCTCACGGGGGTCTGGTACCTCACCTTCCTGCCCGGGGCCGCCCTGGCGGCGCCCACCGCCTATGCCTTCCAGAAGGTGGCCACCCTGTACAGCTTCAGCCTCCTGGCCTCCCTGGCCCCCTTCGTCCTGGTGCGGGACCGGGAGGACCTGCGCGGGCTTCTGAACGCCACGGCCATCTTCTGCATGGTGCTCACCGCCGACGGGCTCCTGGGTCTGGGCCAGGGCGGCCAGCGGCTGGAGACCGCGGGGGGCGGGACCATCGCCCTGGGCCGGGCCGCGGGCTTCCTCTTCCTCTTCGGGGCGCTCCTCCTGGCCCGGCCGGGGCCCCTCTCCCTGCCCCTCCTGGGGCTCACCGGCGCCGCGGCCGTCACGGCGGTCTTCTCCGGGTCCCGGGGGCCCATGGGGGGGGCCCTGCTGGCCCTGGCGGTGGCCCTGGGCCTGGGCCGGCGGGGCACGGGGGCGCCGGCGTCGAGGCTCCTGCTCTGCGCGGGGGCCGTGGCCCTGGCGGTGGGGCTCTCCCTGGCCCTGGCGCCTCCGGGCTCCCTGCAGCGCACCGGGAGCTTCCTGCGGGGGGAATTCGGCACGTCGGAGCGCTACCGCGCGGTGGCGGCCCGGGCCTCCTGGGAGCGCCTGGGAGGCCTGCCCTGGGGGGCCGGCTGGGGCGGTTTCGCCGCCCAGGTGGATCTGGACGGGGGCACCGGCCGCCAGTACCCCCACAACCTCCTCCTGGAGGTGACCCTGGAATCCGGCTGGGCCTGCGGGGCCCTCACCACCCTGGTGCTGGGGGCGGGCCTGGGCGCGGCCTGGACCCGCTCGGACCGGCCCGAAGGGAGGATCCTCCTGGCGGGCCTGGTCTTCTGGATCGTCAACGCCCTGGTGAGCGGGGACGTGAACGACAACCGGCCCCTGTTCGCGTTCCTGTCGGCGGCCCTCTGCCAGGGGGCCCCATGA
- a CDS encoding glycosyltransferase, with the protein MKRMAVVTSAHPWGDPRVFGRELAACLEWGLEVHLFAVPPRDGWRPVPGLRLHPLPDPGSRLARIRGALGLWRAVLREGPFPLVHFHDPELLPAMALVGILAPGTFLLYDIHEDLPLQFRSKAYLPPWARQPLERLAEWALGLAARLFDGFAPATEAIARPWPRASTRVVHNYPRAVFHVPPRTPDPLRVLYMGGLSRGRGIPLALEAVRIARHRVPGLRLELAGWILEPEVGRLVKEAAREGWCRHLETLEAGALAAHAAGAGIGLVTLLPQPNYLESLPTKLFEYMALGIPVLASDFPLWRELVGESGAGRVVRPEAGPLAQALVAMALDPAALQEHARRGRAAYLDRYRWEVEAANLRWHLERAGALERTFPKDDP; encoded by the coding sequence ATGAAGCGCATGGCCGTGGTCACCAGCGCCCACCCCTGGGGGGACCCGCGCGTGTTCGGGCGGGAACTGGCGGCGTGCCTGGAGTGGGGCCTGGAGGTGCACCTCTTCGCGGTGCCGCCGCGGGACGGCTGGCGCCCGGTGCCGGGCCTGCGCCTCCACCCCCTTCCGGACCCGGGCTCCCGGCTGGCGCGGATCCGCGGGGCCCTGGGCCTCTGGCGCGCCGTGCTGCGGGAGGGGCCCTTCCCCCTGGTGCACTTCCACGACCCCGAGCTGCTGCCGGCCATGGCCCTGGTGGGGATCCTGGCGCCGGGGACCTTCCTGCTCTACGACATCCACGAGGACCTGCCGCTGCAGTTCCGGTCCAAGGCCTACCTGCCCCCCTGGGCCCGGCAGCCCCTGGAGCGCCTGGCGGAGTGGGCCTTGGGCCTCGCGGCAAGGCTCTTCGACGGATTCGCCCCGGCCACGGAGGCCATCGCCCGCCCATGGCCCCGGGCGTCCACCCGGGTGGTGCACAACTACCCCCGGGCCGTCTTCCACGTCCCGCCCCGGACCCCGGACCCGCTGCGGGTGCTTTACATGGGCGGGCTTTCCCGGGGGCGGGGGATACCCCTGGCCCTGGAGGCCGTGCGCATCGCCCGGCACCGGGTGCCTGGGCTGCGCCTGGAACTGGCGGGCTGGATCCTGGAGCCGGAGGTGGGGCGCCTGGTGAAGGAGGCCGCCCGGGAAGGGTGGTGCCGGCACCTGGAGACCCTGGAGGCCGGGGCCCTGGCGGCCCACGCCGCCGGGGCCGGCATCGGGCTGGTCACCCTGCTCCCCCAGCCCAACTACCTGGAATCCCTCCCCACCAAGCTCTTCGAGTACATGGCCCTGGGCATCCCCGTGCTGGCCTCGGACTTCCCCCTTTGGCGGGAACTGGTGGGGGAGAGCGGCGCCGGGCGCGTCGTGCGCCCCGAGGCGGGCCCCCTGGCCCAGGCGCTGGTGGCCATGGCCCTGGATCCCGCCGCCCTTCAAGAGCATGCCCGGCGGGGCAGGGCGGCCTACCTGGACCGGTACCGGTGGGAGGTGGAAGCCGCCAACCTCCGGTGGCACCTGGAACGGGCCGGGGCCCTGGAACGCACCTTCCCGAAGGACGACCCATGA
- a CDS encoding ATP-grasp domain-containing protein, producing MEPQRPLTLLRTAAGSPPSVTQYRAFQDLGCRIVAADCDGRSVGFRFADASHVVPRVGEPAYLDRMVDICRLEGVDLFLPALDEELVLCASNLARFESAGTRVLVSGPRALAVCTDKLLTFGMFRDLGIPTPRTIAAAEYREGAFAAYPVVVKPRSGRGGAGVHVARDHAEAAFYAARVPDPIVQEHCAGEELTLDVLADLESELVVLSPRRRLAVDSGISSKGATCWREDLVEPVRRMVKALGLVGPVNVQCFAGETPRFTEINARIAGTAILSQAAGVPYFQGILDLGRGRVPEPWLKPCRPMVMYRYWEESFQAGGDGA from the coding sequence ATGGAACCCCAACGCCCCCTGACCCTGCTCCGAACCGCCGCGGGCTCGCCGCCCTCGGTGACCCAGTACCGCGCCTTCCAGGACCTGGGCTGCCGCATCGTAGCCGCCGACTGCGACGGGCGTAGCGTGGGCTTCCGCTTCGCGGACGCCAGCCACGTGGTGCCCCGGGTGGGCGAACCCGCCTACCTGGACCGCATGGTCGACATCTGCCGCCTGGAGGGCGTGGACCTCTTCCTGCCCGCGCTGGACGAGGAACTGGTCCTGTGCGCCTCGAACCTGGCGCGCTTCGAATCCGCCGGGACCCGGGTCCTGGTCTCCGGGCCCCGGGCCCTGGCGGTGTGCACCGACAAGCTGCTCACCTTCGGGATGTTCCGGGACCTGGGCATTCCCACCCCGCGCACGATCGCGGCCGCGGAGTACCGGGAGGGCGCCTTCGCCGCCTACCCCGTGGTGGTGAAGCCCCGGTCGGGCCGGGGCGGCGCGGGCGTGCACGTGGCCCGGGACCACGCCGAGGCCGCGTTCTACGCGGCCCGGGTGCCGGATCCCATCGTCCAGGAACACTGCGCCGGCGAGGAACTGACCCTGGACGTGCTGGCGGACCTGGAGAGCGAACTGGTGGTCCTGTCGCCCCGGCGGCGCCTGGCCGTGGATTCGGGCATCTCGTCCAAGGGCGCCACCTGCTGGCGGGAGGACCTGGTGGAGCCGGTGCGGCGCATGGTCAAGGCCCTGGGCCTGGTGGGGCCGGTGAACGTGCAGTGCTTCGCGGGGGAGACGCCGCGCTTCACGGAGATCAACGCGCGCATCGCCGGCACCGCCATCCTCAGCCAGGCCGCGGGGGTCCCCTACTTCCAGGGCATCCTGGACCTGGGCCGGGGACGGGTCCCGGAGCCCTGGCTCAAGCCGTGCCGGCCGATGGTCATGTACCGGTACTGGGAGGAATCCTTCCAGGCCGGGGGGGACGGGGCATGA
- a CDS encoding HAD family hydrolase has product MNGTLLAVGFDLDYTLWDHGGFAESFFGSIAWELGGRLGCSGRRVEQVLRDTLARLTVGHPRIFDEALLRMGVEDPVLVAELVERYHRHRPPMRPYPGALDALRDLRGRGYRTFLVTDGLSDTQRYKVEALGLMPWFDERVFTGDFPRILQKPSPFPFLLACRRLGVAPRQCAYVGDNPLCDFEGPMRLGMRTIGVPTGPFAGRPVPPGHSPERRVTGLGELGGVL; this is encoded by the coding sequence ATGAACGGCACCCTCCTGGCGGTGGGCTTCGACCTGGACTACACCCTCTGGGACCACGGCGGCTTCGCCGAATCCTTCTTCGGCTCCATCGCGTGGGAGCTGGGGGGGCGCCTGGGCTGCAGCGGGCGCCGGGTGGAGCAGGTGCTCCGCGACACCCTGGCCCGGCTCACGGTTGGCCACCCGCGGATCTTCGATGAGGCCCTGCTCCGCATGGGCGTCGAGGACCCGGTCCTGGTGGCGGAGCTGGTGGAGCGCTACCACCGGCACCGGCCCCCGATGCGGCCCTATCCCGGAGCCCTGGACGCCCTGCGCGACCTGCGCGGGCGGGGCTACCGCACCTTCCTGGTCACCGACGGCCTGAGCGACACCCAGCGCTACAAGGTGGAGGCCCTGGGCCTGATGCCCTGGTTCGACGAACGGGTCTTCACGGGGGATTTTCCCCGCATCCTCCAGAAGCCCAGTCCCTTCCCCTTCCTCCTGGCCTGCCGGAGGCTGGGCGTGGCGCCCCGGCAGTGCGCCTACGTGGGGGACAACCCCCTGTGCGACTTCGAGGGGCCCATGCGTCTGGGGATGCGCACCATCGGCGTGCCCACGGGGCCCTTCGCGGGGCGCCCGGTGCCCCCGGGGCATTCCCCCGAGCGGCGCGTCACCGGCCTCGGGGAGCTGGGGGGGGTGCTGTGA